From the genome of Vicia villosa cultivar HV-30 ecotype Madison, WI linkage group LG2, Vvil1.0, whole genome shotgun sequence, one region includes:
- the LOC131650228 gene encoding uncharacterized protein LOC131650228 isoform X3: protein MQQREGTTVENSSEVEAEGVVEVEDGKEGVEEEKATNQGFCQNPKKLGNVTENLGNVEDAKLWVDVIRGNRLTRNGKALAFVTPKIVNGKPVVKIEEDVASEIRFWETSLITIAFHFQSVDFHHLWRPEDLQLSSTLWLSATSFHGVGSRGRRKIHHRCNV from the exons ATGCAGCAGAGGGAAGGAACAACTGTGGAAAATTCAAGCGAGGTGGAGGCGGAAGGTGTGGTGGAGGTGGAGGATGGAAAGGAAGGTGTGGAGGAGGAGAAAGCTACGAATCAGGGGTTTTgtcaaaaccctaaaaaattggGGAATGTGACGGAGAATCTAGGGAACGTTGAGGACGCCAAGCTATGGGTCGATGTTATACGAGGAAATCGGTTAACTAGGAATGGCAAAGCGTTAGCGTTTGTTACTCCGAAGATCGTCAATGGCAAGCCTGTGGTGAAAATTGAAGAAGATGTGGCGAGTGAAATCCGATTTTGGGAGACTTCTCTCATCACTATTGCGTTTCA TTTTCAATCCGTTGACTTTCATCATCTATGGCGTCCCGAAGACCTTCAACTTTCCTCAACGTTGTGGCTCTCGGCAACATC GTTTCATGGTGTTGGCTCACGCGGAAGGAGAAAGATCCATCACCGATGCAATGTCTGA
- the LOC131650228 gene encoding uncharacterized protein LOC131650228 isoform X4, with protein MWRVKSDFGRLLSSLLRFIFNPLTFIIYGVPKTFNFPQRCGSRQHRFMVLAHAEGERSITDAMSDDAFDDEAQICLAIKKKGWQ; from the exons ATGTGGCGAGTGAAATCCGATTTTGGGAGACTTCTCTCATCACTATTGCGTTTCA TTTTCAATCCGTTGACTTTCATCATCTATGGCGTCCCGAAGACCTTCAACTTTCCTCAACGTTGTGGCTCTCGGCAACATC GTTTCATGGTGTTGGCTCACGCGGAAGGAGAAAGATCCATCACCGATGCAATGTCTGATGATGC GTTTGATGATGAAGCACAAATTTGCTTGGCCATAAAAAAGAAAGGATGGCAATGA
- the LOC131650228 gene encoding uncharacterized protein LOC131650228 isoform X2 yields MQQREGTTVENSSEVEAEGVVEVEDGKEGVEEEKATNQGFCQNPKKLGNVTENLGNVEDAKLWVDVIRGNRLTRNGKALAFVTPKIVNGKPVVKIEEDVASEIRFWETSLITIAFHFQSVDFHHLWRPEDLQLSSTLWLSATSFRFHGVGSRGRRKIHHRCNV; encoded by the exons ATGCAGCAGAGGGAAGGAACAACTGTGGAAAATTCAAGCGAGGTGGAGGCGGAAGGTGTGGTGGAGGTGGAGGATGGAAAGGAAGGTGTGGAGGAGGAGAAAGCTACGAATCAGGGGTTTTgtcaaaaccctaaaaaattggGGAATGTGACGGAGAATCTAGGGAACGTTGAGGACGCCAAGCTATGGGTCGATGTTATACGAGGAAATCGGTTAACTAGGAATGGCAAAGCGTTAGCGTTTGTTACTCCGAAGATCGTCAATGGCAAGCCTGTGGTGAAAATTGAAGAAGATGTGGCGAGTGAAATCCGATTTTGGGAGACTTCTCTCATCACTATTGCGTTTCA TTTTCAATCCGTTGACTTTCATCATCTATGGCGTCCCGAAGACCTTCAACTTTCCTCAACGTTGTGGCTCTCGGCAACATC TTTCAGGTTTCATGGTGTTGGCTCACGCGGAAGGAGAAAGATCCATCACCGATGCAATGTCTGA
- the LOC131650228 gene encoding uncharacterized protein LOC131650228 isoform X1, with protein MQQREGTTVENSSEVEAEGVVEVEDGKEGVEEEKATNQGFCQNPKKLGNVTENLGNVEDAKLWVDVIRGNRLTRNGKALAFVTPKIVNGKPVVKIEEDVASEIRFWETSLITIAFHFQSVDFHHLWRPEDLQLSSTLWLSATSFQSFRFHGVGSRGRRKIHHRCNV; from the exons ATGCAGCAGAGGGAAGGAACAACTGTGGAAAATTCAAGCGAGGTGGAGGCGGAAGGTGTGGTGGAGGTGGAGGATGGAAAGGAAGGTGTGGAGGAGGAGAAAGCTACGAATCAGGGGTTTTgtcaaaaccctaaaaaattggGGAATGTGACGGAGAATCTAGGGAACGTTGAGGACGCCAAGCTATGGGTCGATGTTATACGAGGAAATCGGTTAACTAGGAATGGCAAAGCGTTAGCGTTTGTTACTCCGAAGATCGTCAATGGCAAGCCTGTGGTGAAAATTGAAGAAGATGTGGCGAGTGAAATCCGATTTTGGGAGACTTCTCTCATCACTATTGCGTTTCA TTTTCAATCCGTTGACTTTCATCATCTATGGCGTCCCGAAGACCTTCAACTTTCCTCAACGTTGTGGCTCTCGGCAACATC ATTTCAAAGTTTCAGGTTTCATGGTGTTGGCTCACGCGGAAGGAGAAAGATCCATCACCGATGCAATGTCTGA